In the genome of Corynebacterium glucuronolyticum DSM 44120, the window CTCCGCGTGGGAATGAGGGCGATAAAGAGGCCAGCAGCCACAACTGCAAGGATTCCGCTGAAGCCAAGCTTCTCCGCCAGCAAGTTGATAAACAGCGGAGTAAGGATCTCGAAGGTGACGTGGAACACCGTGGATTCCATACCAATTCCGCGTACCGCCCTTTGGATGAGAACCACCACGATGCCCATGGCGATGCCGAAGAGCAGTCCTCCACCGAAGGAAACTGCAAAGGTGGTAGCCGCATCTTTGATGGAGAAGATGCCTGTCACGGCGAGGCCGACTGCGAACTGGAAACTCACGATACCAGAAGCATCGTTAATGAGGGATTCTCCAGAAAGGAGAGCCTGCTGACGACCACTCAGCTTCGTTGATTTCGACAACGCAGATACAGCCACACCATCCGTCGGGCCGAGCGCGGCTCCGAGTGCGAGGCCTGCTGCTAAGGGGATCGTCGGGACAATCCATTGGAGGGTGAAGCCGACGACGAAAACGCTAGCTACGACGAGTCCGATGGCGAGGGAGAGAATGGCTCCCGCGTTTTTCATGAGCGCCCGCTTAACCACGTGCTGCGATTCGTCGTAAAGCAATGGACCGATGAAAAGGACGAGGAAGAGCTCGGAATCAAAGGTCAACTTAAAGGGTTCCCCAATGATGAGCGCGCCGACAATGCCCATGGCAATCTGTACCAGAGGCAGGGATAACCGCGTCATTACCTGATCAAGAACTGACGAGACCAGAATGATTGTGAACAGGGCGAGGATCATTTCGAGAGCTTGCATGAATTCCGCCTTACGTTCGGCACGTGTACCTGGTCTAGAGTACTACTCCCGATACAGCTGCCCAGCAGCGACGCATGGTTTTTCTGTCTCTTTCCGGGGCCAGGAGACCTGCACTCCTGCCTCCGGCCCCCAAAACTACTCGTCTTTTCCCATAATTGCGTGGATTACGCTGCCACAGTGACTGCGCGCAGGCGGCATGCCGCAGCCACCCACCAAACATGCTGCAGCATCTGTTTTGGATCTCGCAGCACAGCCGTCGGGTCTGTGCACCATGATTGACAGCGGCTACAGCGATCAACAGGAAGTGGATGCACGGTGGTGCCGCAGATCAGAAGCACGATGAGCCGCAGATCATGGGTTTTCACAGCATCCGCGCTCGCTGCATGTTCCGAGGAAACGAGCGCGGTTTGTAAGAGCGATCCCGAGGAGCGAGCCAGAAGCGTGGCTCCTAAGAACGATCCCTACTCGGCGGAATACACGCACGTACCACCGATGTACGTTGCGTAATCCAAGTGCATACCTGGCCTGTACGCCAGATCAACCGCATGAGACGTGTTGAGGACGTGGAGGTTAGCCGCGCAACCGACAGAGAGGGTGCCTACCGCTGGCCGCCCGGATGCATCCAGTCCACCAGCGACCTCGTTGCGGTGCAGAGCCTTCGCCCCGCCGAGGGTTCCAGCAGCAAGGGCCTCATCAAACGAGAGGTAGCCCTGCAAAACGGCGGTGCCCACACACCAGTTCATAGAGCTGGTGTTGGATGTTCCCGGGTTGAGGTCTGAAGCGATAGCCAGGGTTACGCCGGCGTCGAGAAGCTTCCTCGCAGGGGCCAGTGGATGACGAGTGCAGATATCCGCACCAGGGAGAATCGTTGCTACGGTATCCGATCCGGCAAGCAGCTCCACATCCTGATCTGAGGGGAATGTCACATGGTCGACCGATGCAGCCCCTACCTCGACAGCGAGCGCGATGCCGGGGCCCTCACCGAGCTGATTACCGTGCACACGGGGCACGAGGCCCTTCTTCCTGCCGGCTTCAAGAATCTTTTTACACTCCTCGTAAGTGAAGGCACCCTCCTCACAAAAGACGTCAATCCAGCCCACGTGAGGGGCGACAGCTTCCAGCATCTCCCCTGCTACCAATTCGACATAGTCTGACTGGTCCATTTCGGGAGGGCACACATGCGCACCGAGGAAGGTCACCTCGTCGCAGAGTTCTGCGCCAATTTCTGCCGCCAAGACCTCCGTCGGAATCGTCAGCCCATAGCCGGTCTTCGTCTCGACGGTGGTCGTACCTCCAGCATGACAGGCGGCCAGCCGCCCACGCACCAACTTGCGGAGACGCTCCTCGGACGCTTGTCGGGTAGCCTCCATCGTCGTGCGGATGCCACCGGCTTCGTAGGATTGACCAGCCATCCGCGCTTCAAACTCGGCTGACCTGTCGCCATCGAAGACCATGTGCGTATGCGAGTCCACCCAGCCAGGAATCACCGCCCGTCCTCCGAGGTCAGTGACTTCGGCGGCCTCCGGTGCCTCCGCAGCCTCACCGACCCACGTGATCTGCCCGTTTTCTGTTGCAAGAGCGGCATTCTCGAGGGTTCCGTTGGACACGGTGCGGAGTTCGGAGATTCCGGTAAATAGTACTGAGTTGGCTGCCACGAGTGGCTCCTTCCGGCTAGGATGGGCAAACGAATGTTTCAGAGGTAGCAGTGCTTACTGCTCCTCACGGCTGTGGAATTCCATGGGGATCCGCACGCCCCGTTCCTCTGCGACCTCATGTGCGCGATTGTACCCTGCATCAAAGTGCCGGATGACACCCATCGCAGGATCATTCGTCAGCACTCGCTCCAGCTTCTTAGCTGCCAGGTCTGTACCGTCTGCGACGGTTACCTGTCCTGCGTGCAGGGAGCGGCCGATGCCGACACCACCACCGTGGTGGAAGGACACCCACGTCGCGCCGGAGGCAGTGTTCACAAGCGCGTTGAGGATTGGCCAATCAGCGATCGCATCGGAACCATCAATCATGCCTTCTGTCTCGCGGTACGGGCTGGCGACGGAGCCGGAATCGAGATGGTCACGTCCGATGACAATCGGGGCGCTGATCTTGCCCTCCTTAACTAGCTCGTTAAACTTCAACCCGGCCTTGTGGCGCTCACC includes:
- a CDS encoding cation:proton antiporter, which encodes MQALEMILALFTIILVSSVLDQVMTRLSLPLVQIAMGIVGALIIGEPFKLTFDSELFLVLFIGPLLYDESQHVVKRALMKNAGAILSLAIGLVVASVFVVGFTLQWIVPTIPLAAGLALGAALGPTDGVAVSALSKSTKLSGRQQALLSGESLINDASGIVSFQFAVGLAVTGIFSIKDAATTFAVSFGGGLLFGIAMGIVVVLIQRAVRGIGMESTVFHVTFEILTPLFINLLAEKLGFSGILAVVAAGLFIALIPTRSTVYAARVSLVSQGVWEVMSFVLNGIVFVFLGSRLPSIFTHSWEATTKPLSLLTAVFVLTAMIRCCDSCGSWSLTLTPGAEPLAPCLPR
- the hutI gene encoding imidazolonepropionase, whose amino-acid sequence is MAANSVLFTGISELRTVSNGTLENAALATENGQITWVGEAAEAPEAAEVTDLGGRAVIPGWVDSHTHMVFDGDRSAEFEARMAGQSYEAGGIRTTMEATRQASEERLRKLVRGRLAACHAGGTTTVETKTGYGLTIPTEVLAAEIGAELCDEVTFLGAHVCPPEMDQSDYVELVAGEMLEAVAPHVGWIDVFCEEGAFTYEECKKILEAGRKKGLVPRVHGNQLGEGPGIALAVEVGAASVDHVTFPSDQDVELLAGSDTVATILPGADICTRHPLAPARKLLDAGVTLAIASDLNPGTSNTSSMNWCVGTAVLQGYLSFDEALAAGTLGGAKALHRNEVAGGLDASGRPAVGTLSVGCAANLHVLNTSHAVDLAYRPGMHLDYATYIGGTCVYSAE